CCGTCGTCTATGGAGGGACAGGACGCTGAAATGACCTTAATCAATGAACAGGGAATCAATGTAGCCGTACTCGGAGCCACTGGCCAGGTCGGTATGGTGATGCGCCGCATCTTGGCAGACCGTAAATTCCCAGTGAAGAATCTGCGTTTTCTTGCCTCTGCCCATTCGGCCGGAACGGTGCTGGAATGGTGTGGCAAGAAGATCACCGTCGAAGATGTTGCCAAAGCTGACCTGAGTGGCATCGATATCGCCATTTTCTCTGCTGGCGGCGGCACTTCGAAGATCTGGGCTCCACGTTTTGCCGAACAGGGAGCGTTCGTTGTCGATAACTCTTCACAGTGGCGTCTGCATGATGATGTGCCGCTGGTCGTTTCAGAGGTCAATCCGGACGATCTCGACAACATTCCCCGCCGGATAGTCGCTAATCCAAACTGCACGACCATGGCGTGCATGCCGGTGCTGAAACCGCTTTCTGACGCATTTGGCTTGAGCAGGCTGATCGTGTCGTCATACCAGGCAGTTTCCGGTGCAGGACGTGCAGGAGCACTGCAATTGATGAACGAAGCCAAGGCTGCGCTCGATCAGGGTGCCGACAAGCTCGTTTTCGATGGTTCGGCCATCGATTTTCCAGAACCGACCAAGGTTGCGCGCACGATTGCCTTTGATGTGGTTCCATTCATCGGCGGAATCGTTGACGATGGCAGCGAAGAAACGGACGAGGAGCAGAAGCTTCGCAATGAGAGCCGCAAGATACTTCATCTTCCTGAGCTCGCTGCATCGTGCACCTGCGTGCGCGTCGGCGTGTTTACGGCACACGGCATGAGTGTCAACGCCGAATTCGAGCGTGACGTGACTCCAGACGATGCCCGCGCCGTGCTTGCCAAGGCGCAGAATGTCACCATCACCGACATTCCAACCCCATTGCAGGCTGCTGGAAAGGATGTCAGCTTTGTTGGGCGAATCCGACAGGACCAGGCAGTCCTAGGCCGCAAGGGTCTTTCCATGTTCATCACCAGCGACAATCTGCGCAAGGGTGCAGCCCTGAATGCGATTCAGATTGCCGAAATCATCGCGGACAAGTACTTCAAGCGGTGATTCATAGCTGATGACCTTCAAGCATTGAGTTACGATGTGTCTTGAGGCGTATGGCAAGGATTGCAGCCATATGGTGGATTGAGAGCCATATCGTATTGTTGTTTGGGTTGAAATTGACGGGTCCAGAACGGCTCGGGGTCGTATGAAACTTGGATATCATGCGGTAGTGCATCGGTGAGGGGAGTCAGTATGTCGAGGGCATCGGATGAAGCGCAGCGGCAACTTGATCGCATTGTTGCGCTTGGATACCCCGATGTTGCTGACATGAGCGATTCGGCATTCAGGGCACTGGCGAAACCGATCATTCATGCCCTCGAAGGCAGTGAGCTGAATGTTGGCTTTGTTCTGGTACCGACGCGCGAACTGGTTTCGCCCGAATCTTTGATTGCGCGAACGAGCATCAACCGTATGGCTGGTTTCACGACACTGCCGCCTAGAGACATCATCTCGTTCACGCCTCAGCATGGTTTTGAGCCTCCAGAGGGACCGTTCTACATCGTGCTCGACCCTCATACGGGGACCGCATATGTGAACCGTGAGCCGGATGTAGCTAGAAAGCTCATTGATTCCGATGATCGTTTGCCACTGACTCTCGAAGAAGGTCTCTCGATAGCCACCCAGCATCCTAACTGGCTTTTGGAAAAGAACGGTTTCAATCTCTTGGGATCGCGCAGTCCGGACG
This Bifidobacterium sp. WK041_4_12 DNA region includes the following protein-coding sequences:
- a CDS encoding aspartate-semialdehyde dehydrogenase, which translates into the protein MTLINEQGINVAVLGATGQVGMVMRRILADRKFPVKNLRFLASAHSAGTVLEWCGKKITVEDVAKADLSGIDIAIFSAGGGTSKIWAPRFAEQGAFVVDNSSQWRLHDDVPLVVSEVNPDDLDNIPRRIVANPNCTTMACMPVLKPLSDAFGLSRLIVSSYQAVSGAGRAGALQLMNEAKAALDQGADKLVFDGSAIDFPEPTKVARTIAFDVVPFIGGIVDDGSEETDEEQKLRNESRKILHLPELAASCTCVRVGVFTAHGMSVNAEFERDVTPDDARAVLAKAQNVTITDIPTPLQAAGKDVSFVGRIRQDQAVLGRKGLSMFITSDNLRKGAALNAIQIAEIIADKYFKR
- a CDS encoding DUF5701 family protein, whose amino-acid sequence is MSRASDEAQRQLDRIVALGYPDVADMSDSAFRALAKPIIHALEGSELNVGFVLVPTRELVSPESLIARTSINRMAGFTTLPPRDIISFTPQHGFEPPEGPFYIVLDPHTGTAYVNREPDVARKLIDSDDRLPLTLEEGLSIATQHPNWLLEKNGFNLLGSRSPDGRVPSIWMSQNAPRLASVWPNSRHTWLGNAYCMGRQGISLFH